In Silurus meridionalis isolate SWU-2019-XX chromosome 19, ASM1480568v1, whole genome shotgun sequence, the DNA window AGTTTATccagtatttgttttggtttttacttttgttttgttgctaaaTGTAATGACTTGTGAttcaatttttctttatttttttaagaatgttttttttttgtaaaaactcTTGTTTGATTactgaatacatttaaataaatctacTTTTGAGTTTTACAAAAAGACTTAGTCTaagaaaattacaatataaataaaaacacaaagactgcagtgttttatataaagCGCATCAGTGTGTTGCTGGTGATATGAAAGAGTAATTCAAATGGTGCTTGTGTGTATGGTTTTGTTACAAGAATTTCATTTTTAGAAAGGATTGTTAAGTTTTGGCATAGATGTGAGTTGTTAATCTCCATGTGCTGTGTCTGAGTGGcttgtgtgtagagttttgacATAATGAGCCAAATTCTGCAAAAAGTGTGTAAGCAATAGGCAAAAACTGTAATGAAGAAGTGTGATTGTGTTTATTGAATAAGAACATGGTCACGTCTGGACAAAAACACAGGATGAGTTTTGGAGGAATTGTGTGAAAACCTGTGAATTGTGTTTATGGTTTTAGAAATAAGTCATTTTTCTAATAACTGAATGTACAGTTTTAATGaagaggttttgtgtgtgttagtgtgtgttacagtgtgttattgtctgtaagtgtgttagtgtgcattggtgtgtgttattgtgagttattgtgtgttattgtgtgtgttagtgtgagtgtaagctattgtgtgttggtgtgtgttagtgtgagtttgtgtgtgtaggtgtgttattgtgtgttggtgtgtgttagtgtgtgtgtgtgtgtttgtgtgagttggtgtgtgttaatgtgtgttattgtctgtgtgtttgtatgtgtttgagtgtgttagtgtgtgtcattttgtgttagtgtgtgttattgtgtgaaagtgtgtgtgtgtgtgtgtgtgtgtgtgtgtgtgtgtgtgcgtgtgatagaagtgtaataaagtgttatAATGGCAGTTTCTGTAGATCTCCGGGATGTAGGTCTGAGAAGATGAGACTGAAACCTGCAGCATATAGATCTTTAATACTTATTCCTTCACACTGATGTTTGGTGAGGTGGTTGTGAGGACGATGGTGTCGCTCCAGTCTTCATGTACCAGTGTGTTGATCTCCCGTCTCTTCACGCTGAACTGATAGCTATGTTCTTGCCTCAGGTTGCTGAATGTAACGAAGTACCCTGAGCAGATCAGGGAGCCGAACTCTCGAGATTCTACTTCGTTCGTGGGATTGGTGAGCTTGTGAAAGATCTCGAATACCTCATCTGGTTTTTGCTGCTCCTGTTCCTCGACTTGCCAGTGAAGAACCACCGAGTCGCAAAAGGCTTGGGTCTGCTCTCTAATAAACACCACCGGGTTCTCCACCTCCATCACAATGCTAAATTTCGGCAAGTTTTTGCTTTCCAGATCGGGGATCAGGCTGTTTTTGGGTTCGAGTTCCCTGAAAACTGTCTCTGTTTCGAAGTCCTCGGTGGTCTTGTAGAGCTCACGGATCTTTTTCTGAATCGCATCCTCCCCAAACGCCAGGCAATCTCCACGTTGATCCAAGATACTGTTCAGTTCCTCCTTACCGATGACTAGCTCTTTGTACAGCCTCTCCAGCAGCTTCAGCTGTAGCTTCACATGGACCTTGCAGTCTCTCATAAAATCCTGGAACCTCATAACGTCGAAGAAGTGAATgaaggtggaggtggacatttggTTCTCTTCATCGTCCAGCTGCATCACCTTGATATAGTAGGAAGACCTCTTGAGCATTTCCAGTTTGTGGGATTTGGCTTGGAGTTCATTGAGTGTTAACGTCATGGAGAGAATGTCCATGATATTGTTCTTAATTTTAAGATCCTGGCTCATGGACATCTCTGAATCGCTactcatctttctttttttttctgtaaagtttaaaaggggaaaaatggGGTAAATTTCTACGATGCACACGGTTCTGCTGAGTTCTGttatctgattggtcagaaggtgtttacGCTCAA includes these proteins:
- the LOC124402363 gene encoding fibronectin type III domain-containing protein 11-like yields the protein MKRNQETHREAPEKKRKMSSDSEMSMSQDLKIKNNIMDILSMTLTLNELQAKSHKLEMLKRSSYYIKVMQLDDEENQMSTSTFIHFFDVMRFQDFMRDCKVHVKLQLKLLERLYKELVIGKEELNSILDQRGDCLAFGEDAIQKKIRELYKTTEDFETETVFRELEPKNSLIPDLESKNLPKFSIVMEVENPVVFIREQTQAFCDSVVLHWQVEEQEQQKPDEVFEIFHKLTNPTNEVESREFGSLICSGYFVTFSNLRQEHSYQFSVKRREINTLVHEDWSDTIVLTTTSPNISVKE